Within Streptomyces roseirectus, the genomic segment GGCTTCGGCCAAGAGAACCTCGGCCTCTCCAACGGGTGGGAGTACCTCGTCCCGCTCGGCCTCGACGGCGCGGCCATGTTCTGCTCGGTCCTCGCGGTCCGCGAGGCGAGCCACGGTGACGCGGCGCTCGGCTCCCGGATACTGGTGTGGACGTTCGCCGGTGCCGCCGCCTGGTTCAACTGGGTGCACGCACCCCGGGGCCTCGGTCACGACGGCGCCCCGCAGTTCTTCGCCGGGATGTCCCTGTCCGCCGCCGTCCTCTTCGACCGCGCGCTGAAGCAGACCCGCCGTTCCGCGCTGCGCGAGCAGGGTCTGGTGCCGCGTCCGCTGCCGCAGATCCGGGTCGTGCGCTGGATAAGGGCGCCGCGCGAGACGTACAAGGCGTGGTCGCTGATGCTCCTGGAGAACGTCCGCAGCCTCGACGAGGCGGTCGACGAGGTGCGCGACGACAAGGCGCGCAAGGAGGAGGCCAAGCGGCTGCGGCGTGAGCAGCAGCGCGTGGAGAAGGCCCAGCTCAAGGCGATCAGCCGGGGGCACCGGGGGTTTCCGGGGCGGGGTGGCCGGCCGATGGAGGCGCCGCCGGAGGTCGCTCTTGAGCGGGTCGGCGGCGGCACTTCGGAGCCTGCCATAGCGGCCTCCGCCGCGCCGGAGCAGCTTCCCGTCCGTCAGCGTCCCTCGCTCTCGCCCGTCCGTCCCGGGGCGGAGGCGCCCAGCGCCTCCGCCGCGTCCACGTCGACCGTCGACCTCACGGCCGAGGACGACACCATGGCGCTGCCCCGGCTGGACTCGCTGGAGCGCAAGCTCAAGGATCTGGAGCAGCAGTTCGGCTGAGCGAGGATCTGGAGCAGCGGCTCACGCCGCACCATGAGCACGTCACGGCGTGAGCCGTGAAGCACCTCGGGGCGGGGGCGCGACCTTCCAACAGGGCCGCGCCCCCGCCCCGTTGTCCTGCCCGCCGGTGAACTAGGCGGCGTCCGCGTCCAGTTCGAACCAGACCGCCTTGCCGATGCCGTGCCGGCGTACCCCCCAGGCGTCCGCGAGGGACTGGACGAGGAGGAGGCCCCGGCCGTGGGTGCCGTCGTCGGGGTGGGGGGCCCTCGGGGTGGGGAGCTGGGGGACGAAGTCCCGTACCTCCACCCGGAGTCCGTCCGGGCCGACCGTCGCCGTCAGGACCGCGTCGTCGTCGGTGTGGAGCAGCGCGTTGGTGACCAGTTCGCTGGTCAGCAGCTCCGCGATGGCCGAGCGTCCTGGCTTGCCCCAGTTGCGCAGGAGTTCCCTGAGCGCGTGCCGGGCCTCGGGGATCGCGGCCAGGTCCGCGCGTCCCAGGTGGCACCTCAACTGCCCCGTGTCGTCCGGGTTCTCGCCTGTCCGCGCCGCGTGTCCCTGTGGGGAGCGCGGCGCCTGCGGTGTCGCCGAGGAGGCCCCGATCGCCATGGGACCGCCCCCTCGTGCCTGCCTTTTCATGACCCCCGCCCGCGCGCCGATGTCGGTTTCCCTCCTGCTCGAACACGTTCACGGGGATCCATGCCCCGTGCGGCCGCCCGCAGTCCTGCGCGGCCGCGGGGCCGCCGGATGTTCGGCCATGTTCCCGGCACCGCGTGCCGCGCCCGCCGTCGCGCCTCTGACCAGCCCACAAGGGCCCCCGGCATATGCCAAGGGCCTTCTCCGCCGCGTCTTCGGCGACACCGGGTCCCCCCGCGACGTATAGCCGAGCGCGAACGGGGTACCGCACCCGTTCTCCGCCGCCCCCGCCCCCGCGGTCTACGCACCCCCGCGCGCGACCCGGTCCCCACCGTCGACCGCCCCCTCCCGAACCCGGCGTATCCCACCCGGAGCCACCCGTCGGCCCCGACTGCCCCGCACTCCGCCCAACTTGGCCAAAAACCACCGCGCCCACCCGAGGCGATCTGGTGCGGCCGGGGTCCCGGTGCTGCTCACACGGGGGTGAAGGGAACGTGAACGGTGAGGCGGGAAGGGGGACGGGGGCCGCGGGCGACGGCGAAGGGGGCGCGGCCGGCGTGCCGGGACCCGGTTCCGGTGGGCGGAGATTCGGACGGCTCCGCTCCGAGGCGACGGTCCCGGAGGCGGCTCGGAACCGGCGAGGTGAACGGGGTGGCGTGGGGGGAGGTACGGGGCCGCCCTCTCGTCCCCCATGCGTGAGGGCGGCCCCGGTTTTCGGATGGTCAGCGCAGCTTGTTCACCGCCGTGACGGTGGTCTTCTTGAACGCCTTCACCGGGGCGTTCGCGAACGAGCCCAGCTCGCCCCAGTCGACGACCGTCACCCGGGTGCCGTCGCGGCCGACGCCGAGGAGGCGGACGTCCGTGGCGCCCCAGTCGCCGACGGTGTGCAGGCCGAAGACGTGCGCGCCCTCCTCGACCTTGACGGCGCCGTAGTCCTTGAACTCGGCCTGGACGTCCGGGTACTTGTCCTCGATGCGGGCCGCACAGGTGCGGATGTCCTTCTCGATGCGCGCGTAACGGCCCTTGGCGGCACGCTCGTCGGGCAGGACGACGCTCACCTGGACGGCGCCGGTGTCGAGTTCGGTGCGGAAGGTGCGGTGCCAGGTGGCGTCGCCGCCGCCCAGCGCCATGCCGAGGCAGGTGTCCACCTCGATCTCCTCGGGCACGCCCGCGGTGACCGGGCCGGCCGTCCAGGCGGACGAGGCGTGCGGCGGGAGGTCGCCCGGCGCGAGGAATCCGGGCGGCGCGGGGTTCGCCGCCGCCGGGACGGCCGTCGCCGTGACGACGGTGAGGCAGGCGGCGGAGAGTGCGGTGAGCACGGCCGCGTGGACGCGAGTGCGCATGAGTGGTCCCCCGTGGGTGTCGTACGTGGATGTGAACTCGGCGCACCTCGGCGTACCTTCGGTCGGGACGGGTCGGGTCCCGGCGGGGCCGTTCGGTGCGACACCACGAGCATCACGGGTCACGGCGGACCGGGGCAAGCGGCACCGCCCGTCCGCCGGGGATGGAACCATCCCACCCCGGCTGACGTGCAGTTACATGAGTGCCTGGGATACCGTCCCGGGCCCGGCGAACCGGGGGAACGGTGACCAGCGGCCAGCACGCGGCAACCTTCGCGGCCCATCTGCGCGACCTGAAGTCCCGCACCGACCGCAGCTACGGCTCCCTCGCGCGCCGCCTCGGCATGAACACCTCCACCCTCCACCGCTACTG encodes:
- a CDS encoding DUF2637 domain-containing protein, which gives rise to MRLTDISLNWLLPGAVLLLGLLAAIAVLARSKRSGGEHAKDDSWERSEERRRRKEAFYGMASYALLFCCAAVAAALSYRGLVGFGQENLGLSNGWEYLVPLGLDGAAMFCSVLAVREASHGDAALGSRILVWTFAGAAAWFNWVHAPRGLGHDGAPQFFAGMSLSAAVLFDRALKQTRRSALREQGLVPRPLPQIRVVRWIRAPRETYKAWSLMLLENVRSLDEAVDEVRDDKARKEEAKRLRREQQRVEKAQLKAISRGHRGFPGRGGRPMEAPPEVALERVGGGTSEPAIAASAAPEQLPVRQRPSLSPVRPGAEAPSASAASTSTVDLTAEDDTMALPRLDSLERKLKDLEQQFG
- a CDS encoding ATP-binding protein; this translates as MAIGASSATPQAPRSPQGHAARTGENPDDTGQLRCHLGRADLAAIPEARHALRELLRNWGKPGRSAIAELLTSELVTNALLHTDDDAVLTATVGPDGLRVEVRDFVPQLPTPRAPHPDDGTHGRGLLLVQSLADAWGVRRHGIGKAVWFELDADAA